A single window of Acidobacteriota bacterium DNA harbors:
- a CDS encoding GMC family oxidoreductase — protein sequence MATKLKPTDVVVVGLGAAGGVAVWPLTQAGIDVVGLEAGTWLTRRDFAPDEIRNNVRDWPQSVQKAQQEVPTHRANPKANTTRAGSHPMMNAVGGTTLHYWAQSWRLNPWDFRVVSDTTTRYGASRVPAGSTVEDWPFGLDELEAYYDKVEYELGVSGQAGNLGGTIDPRGNIFEGPRARPYPMPPLRSTGFIDLMAAAARGLGWHPFAGPAAINSRIYQGRSACLYHGFCNKGGCHVDAKNGPHLTTIPRAQDTGRLKVVTRAHVTSIDTDNQGRVTGVTYVTDGQEFTQPAKVVLLASYTYENTRLLLLSKSKAFPNGLSNNHGQVGRHYFSHAQGAGVTALFPFNINAWYGLPAQGVAVDNFADDNYDHGGLDYVGGGNLWVMSDRRPIAAASMGTFGRTHTWGKDWKRFVMDNADRTNTAYIQKTTLPYEDNYLDLDPTVKDPLGFPVCRITADFKDNERKVTAHTQDKMIQWYKAAGAIATQANPLGSMGPTTHAYGGTRMGRNAETNVVNEWGFSHEAPNLGVLGASVMGTSGARNPTLTVQALAWRTAEYLAKNWKSVTV from the coding sequence ATGGCCACTAAGCTCAAGCCCACTGACGTCGTGGTCGTCGGCCTCGGGGCCGCGGGCGGCGTGGCCGTGTGGCCGCTGACCCAGGCCGGCATCGACGTGGTCGGCCTCGAGGCCGGCACGTGGCTGACCCGCCGCGACTTCGCGCCCGACGAGATCCGGAACAACGTGCGCGACTGGCCGCAGTCGGTGCAGAAGGCGCAGCAGGAGGTCCCCACGCATCGCGCCAACCCCAAGGCCAACACGACGCGGGCCGGCAGCCATCCGATGATGAATGCCGTCGGCGGCACGACGCTGCACTACTGGGCGCAGTCGTGGCGGCTGAACCCGTGGGACTTCAGGGTGGTCAGTGACACCACGACGCGCTACGGCGCGTCGCGCGTCCCGGCAGGTTCAACCGTCGAAGACTGGCCGTTCGGCCTGGACGAGCTCGAGGCGTACTACGACAAGGTCGAGTACGAACTCGGCGTCTCGGGGCAGGCCGGCAACCTCGGGGGCACGATCGATCCACGCGGCAACATTTTCGAGGGCCCGCGCGCGCGGCCGTACCCGATGCCGCCGCTGCGCAGCACCGGCTTCATCGACCTGATGGCGGCCGCCGCCCGGGGTCTCGGCTGGCATCCCTTCGCGGGACCGGCGGCGATCAACTCGCGCATTTACCAGGGCCGCTCGGCGTGCCTGTATCACGGCTTCTGCAACAAGGGCGGATGCCACGTCGATGCCAAGAACGGCCCGCACCTCACTACCATTCCGCGCGCCCAGGACACCGGCCGCCTGAAGGTGGTCACCCGCGCGCACGTCACGTCGATCGACACCGACAACCAGGGCCGCGTGACCGGCGTGACCTACGTTACCGACGGCCAGGAGTTCACCCAGCCGGCCAAGGTGGTGCTGCTCGCCAGCTACACCTACGAGAACACGCGCCTGTTGCTGCTGTCGAAGTCGAAGGCGTTCCCGAACGGCCTGTCGAACAACCACGGCCAGGTCGGCCGCCACTACTTCAGCCACGCGCAGGGCGCGGGCGTCACGGCGCTGTTCCCGTTCAACATCAACGCCTGGTACGGGCTGCCGGCGCAGGGCGTCGCCGTCGACAACTTCGCCGACGACAACTACGACCACGGCGGGCTCGACTACGTCGGCGGCGGCAACCTCTGGGTGATGTCCGACCGCCGGCCGATTGCCGCGGCGAGCATGGGCACATTCGGGCGGACCCACACGTGGGGTAAGGATTGGAAGCGGTTCGTGATGGACAATGCGGACCGGACCAACACCGCGTACATCCAGAAGACCACGTTGCCATACGAGGACAACTACCTCGATCTCGATCCGACGGTGAAGGATCCGCTCGGCTTCCCGGTGTGCCGCATCACCGCCGACTTCAAGGACAACGAACGCAAGGTCACCGCCCACACGCAGGACAAGATGATCCAGTGGTACAAGGCCGCGGGCGCCATCGCCACGCAGGCCAACCCGCTCGGCTCCATGGGCCCGACCACCCATGCCTACGGCGGCACCCGAATGGGCCGCAACGCCGAGACCAATGTCGTGAACGAGTGGGGCTTCTCGCACGAGGCGCCGAACCTGGGCGTGCTCGGCGCGTCGGTGATGGGGACCAGCGGTGCCCGCAACCCGACGCTCACCGTGCAAGCGCTCGCGTGGCGCACCGCGGAGTATCTTGCGAAAAACTGGAAGAGCGTGACGGTGTAG
- a CDS encoding YbhB/YbcL family Raf kinase inhibitor-like protein has translation MRLGDGCRALAVTTLMLATSGNAWAQTPAVITVTSPTITANETIPKDHTADGRNVSPALAWIGAPAATKQFALVFDDPDVVFGGQTFVHWVIYKVPGTAKGLPAELPMGATLTEPAGAIQGPSGFRQMGYRGPAPPPGKPHHYTFTVYALDAELPLAEGLTRNALMEAIKGHIIGQGSLVAIYERFPK, from the coding sequence ATGCGACTTGGAGACGGCTGTCGAGCGCTGGCAGTGACCACGCTGATGCTCGCCACGTCAGGCAACGCCTGGGCACAGACACCGGCCGTCATCACCGTCACGAGCCCGACGATCACGGCCAACGAGACGATTCCGAAAGATCACACCGCCGACGGCCGCAACGTCTCGCCGGCCTTGGCCTGGATCGGTGCGCCGGCGGCGACCAAGCAGTTCGCGCTGGTGTTTGACGATCCCGATGTCGTGTTTGGCGGCCAGACGTTCGTGCACTGGGTGATCTACAAGGTCCCAGGCACCGCCAAGGGGCTGCCGGCCGAATTGCCGATGGGCGCGACGCTGACCGAGCCGGCCGGCGCGATCCAGGGACCGTCGGGCTTCCGGCAGATGGGCTACCGCGGGCCCGCGCCGCCGCCCGGCAAGCCGCATCACTACACCTTCACCGTCTACGCGCTCGATGCAGAGTTGCCGCTCGCCGAAGGGCTCACTCGCAACGCGCTGATGGAAGCGATCAAGGGGCACATCATCGGCCAGGGCTCGCTCGTCGCGATCTACGAGCGCTTTCCGAAATAG
- a CDS encoding PQQ-binding-like beta-propeller repeat protein: MIRTSSRWWVRAGVMVLGIGAATGAMRGQTAPKVGEWPTYSGDLAATRYSPLDQINAANFSKLQLAFRFRTENFGPRPEFQFQSTPLMVNGRLFTTAGTRRAVVALDATTGETLWMHSINEGPRAAAAPRQLSGRGLSYWSDGKDERIIYVTPGYQMIALNAQTGARIAGFGTDGIVDLKQGLDQDGIDLVTADIGLHAAPIIAKDIVVIGAAHREGGAPRSKTNVKGYIRGYDVRTGKRVWVFHTIPLKGEAGYETWDPDAHVYTGNVGVWAQMSADEELGIVYMPVELPTGDYYGGHRRGSGKGPETSLYSESLLALDIKTGQRKWHYQLVHHGIWDHDIPCAPILMDLVVDGKPVKAVAQPTKQNWLYVFDRVTGKPIWPIEERPVEKGDVPGEWYSPTQPFVTKPPAYERQGVTLDDLIDFTPELKAEGAKIASMYKLGPIFTPPVVSKWEGPRGTLMIPDVTGGANWQGGSFDPETKMFYIFTNVAVTTLGLLPPEEGRSDMLYVRGAARNPNPPAPGAGGPGGGGGLNVQGLPLIKPPYATISALDMKNASLAWKIPHGDTADNVKNHPALKGLTLPRLGRPGRIGVLTTKTLLIAGEGGFATTPDGRGAYLRAYDKATGADVGQVFMPAPQTGSPMTYAINGTQYIAVAVSGPGYAGELLVYKLGT, from the coding sequence ATGATTCGAACCTCGAGCCGGTGGTGGGTGCGGGCAGGCGTAATGGTGTTGGGAATCGGCGCGGCCACGGGGGCCATGCGCGGACAGACGGCGCCCAAGGTTGGCGAATGGCCGACCTATAGCGGTGATCTTGCCGCCACCCGCTATTCGCCGCTCGACCAGATCAACGCCGCCAACTTCAGCAAGCTGCAGCTGGCGTTCCGCTTCAGGACCGAAAACTTCGGGCCACGACCGGAGTTCCAGTTCCAGTCCACGCCGCTGATGGTCAACGGCCGGCTGTTCACCACCGCCGGCACCCGCCGCGCCGTCGTCGCGCTCGACGCGACCACCGGCGAGACGCTGTGGATGCACAGCATCAACGAAGGCCCGCGCGCCGCGGCGGCGCCGCGCCAACTGTCGGGCCGCGGCCTGTCGTACTGGAGCGACGGCAAGGACGAGCGGATCATCTACGTCACGCCTGGCTACCAGATGATTGCGCTCAACGCCCAAACCGGTGCGCGCATCGCCGGGTTCGGCACCGACGGCATCGTCGACCTGAAGCAGGGCCTCGACCAGGACGGCATTGACCTGGTCACCGCCGACATCGGCCTGCACGCCGCGCCGATCATCGCGAAGGACATCGTCGTGATCGGCGCCGCGCACCGTGAAGGCGGCGCGCCGCGCAGCAAGACCAACGTCAAGGGCTACATTCGCGGCTACGACGTCCGCACCGGCAAGCGCGTGTGGGTCTTCCACACCATCCCGCTCAAGGGCGAGGCCGGCTACGAGACGTGGGATCCGGACGCTCACGTCTACACCGGCAACGTCGGCGTGTGGGCGCAGATGAGCGCCGACGAAGAACTGGGCATCGTCTACATGCCGGTGGAACTGCCGACCGGCGACTACTACGGCGGCCACCGCCGCGGTTCGGGCAAGGGCCCGGAAACGTCGCTCTACTCGGAAAGCCTGCTGGCGCTCGACATCAAGACCGGCCAGCGCAAGTGGCACTACCAGCTCGTGCACCACGGCATCTGGGACCACGACATTCCATGTGCGCCAATCCTGATGGACCTGGTCGTCGACGGTAAGCCCGTGAAGGCGGTCGCGCAGCCGACCAAGCAGAACTGGCTCTACGTGTTCGACCGCGTCACCGGCAAGCCGATCTGGCCGATTGAAGAGCGCCCGGTCGAGAAGGGCGACGTCCCCGGCGAGTGGTATTCGCCAACGCAGCCGTTCGTCACCAAGCCGCCGGCGTACGAACGCCAGGGCGTCACGCTCGACGACCTGATCGACTTCACGCCCGAACTCAAGGCCGAGGGCGCCAAGATCGCGTCGATGTACAAGCTCGGCCCGATCTTCACGCCGCCGGTCGTCAGCAAGTGGGAGGGCCCGCGCGGCACGCTGATGATTCCAGACGTCACCGGCGGCGCCAACTGGCAGGGCGGCTCGTTCGATCCCGAGACGAAGATGTTCTACATCTTCACCAACGTCGCCGTCACCACGCTCGGCCTGCTGCCGCCCGAAGAGGGCCGATCAGACATGCTGTATGTCCGCGGCGCGGCGCGCAATCCGAATCCACCCGCGCCCGGCGCCGGCGGCCCCGGGGGTGGTGGCGGACTGAACGTGCAGGGCCTGCCGCTGATCAAGCCGCCCTACGCCACCATCAGCGCCCTCGACATGAAGAACGCCAGCCTCGCGTGGAAGATTCCCCACGGCGACACGGCCGACAACGTCAAGAACCACCCGGCGCTCAAGGGCCTCACGCTGCCCCGCCTGGGACGGCCGGGCCGCATCGGCGTGCTCACCACCAAGACGCTGCTGATTGCGGGTGAAGGCGGCTTCGCCACCACGCCGGACGGCCGCGGCGCCTACCTGCGCGCATATGACAAGGCGACGGGCGCGGATGTCGGCCAGGTGTTCATGCCGGCGCCGCAGACCGGCTCGCCGATGACCTATGCGATCAACGGCACGCAGTACATCGCGGTCGCAGTGAGCGGACCGGGATACGCGGGCGAACTGCTCGTCTACAAACTCGGCACCTAG